The genome window ATTGCTCCAACATTAACTTAAATCCAAGGCTTCCACCGCCCCTTATTTCACATGAAAACCGACGCTTGGCACGCCATATTGGTGGTTTCGGTAGTAACTGGAGAGCAACATCTGTGGATGATAGTGGCAATGGGTCATTACCTTTTTATCGAACTTCACTCACTACACATAAGGAGGAAGTTGAGGATGATAGATCATCCCCTATACAAGCTTTAGACAAGTGGGCAGAAGATAGTAATGAGCCTTTGCTTGAACAAGACTTAGCATCTTTCCCTGGTCGCCACAAGAGTTTGGTTGATCTGATACAGGTATTCTTATCTTTTttctgtttattattttttatttatttattatatgtccGCCATTTCCAGAGAGATGTTGGTGAGTTAACTCTCCTGTATGTTTGGGCAAAAGCTTTTTGGGGATGAAAAAGAACTCTCCAGTACAGTATTATTGGTGAGAgtccaatattttatttattatatcgtcCGTCATGCTCCTACTAATACAGTATTTAGATATCAATGGGCTACTAGTACACATAACATATAGATGCTTGAACTAGTGAAAACTAATCATCttggtttcttcttcttctttttcccttcAAAAATCTAACTGAAGAAATGGAAAGAGGAGATAAAGGGGAATATGTGGGTTTGGTGAAAATCTGATGCCAGTCGTTTGAGATTGGCGACAAGCACGGAAGTCCACTGCCAAATTCTGGGTTTTTTGGGTGCTGCTGTAGCATGAGTTTAGAGAGAACATAGAAATAAGAGGGGTAggaggagaaagaaaaaaataaagaaaagaaggaaaaggaaaaggaagaaaagaagaaaacagaaAAGGAGGAAATAAAGGAAGAAACAACTAATATTCTCTGGGtcaataagaaaaataagggCCTTAGGCCTTTGATATTTTGGACTAGTAATTGATCATATAAAATCTAATATCAAGGATTTAAGGTTGActaaaacacaaatatttaatattaacagtaaataaaatatttgaatttaagcaaaattgttttttaatggcagtatttttttacataataatatattcatatatttttgtgatatttttaaataagttttctcataTATGTATCCCTTAGATACATCCACATTGGACGCTTGAACCCAAGTCAAGCTACTTTTAAGACTGCTGTAGTTGCTTTTTTCACATCAAACTAGTTTCATAACCACATTGTTATAAGAGATAATTGGCATAAGATAACCCAGGAAACAAATGATGTCTcgtttgttgttttgttttttttttctcttttaatgcACTGCACATCAGCAGTTGGATAGATAGACACTGTAGAATGATgccaatttaaaatatttcaacatTTTCCTTCTCAAATGTTACGAAGAAAACTACATGCAGCCCTATATTCTTGCCTGTGTGTTTGCATAGAGGCTGAGAAAGCAAAGTCACATACAATTTAAATGACTCTCAGGTGTTCTGATATACTGCTGCCTCTCATTTATTCTACAGTGCTGCAATGTATCTTAGCAGCTGCTTCTTTCTCACCAGAGTGGCACATCAtataagttaaaaggcaaatatattaaaatcatcatcaattatTCTTAAATTGGCTTTTAATAGGAGTATATGGATTAAAATCATTGGAACTGggataaagaaataaaatagtagaGTAGAAACAGATGAAGGATCACATTCAGACTTCAACCTCTTATAAATCTACCCTTTGCAGCCATGGTGTTCCTATGAAGTTCAATTCAAAGCTGTCTGACGCGGAATTTACATGTATTGATATTATTGCCATTGTGTTTATTAAGTAGCTTTCGGCATTTTTGCGTTTGGATATTTTTTAGTTGTGTCGCCTTATATTGATGTTCTGCTTTTTTTCTTGGCAAATGTGTAGGAAGACTTCCCCCGCACCCCTTCACCTGTGTATAGTCAGTCACGTTCATCAGGCATCACCACAGCAGATGACCCAATAGATCATGATGTTAATGCCATCTCGTCAAATTTTTCTTCCATTAACTCTTCTTCAAAAGTACCTGAATCGATCGTGGGTTCTTCTGATGCTTGCATGGATAGAAATGCCCTGGATGCTCATGCTATTAGTTTGATACCCCACAAGGATTCTTCAGAGACCTCTATTCAGAGCTCGCAATGTCCTGAACAGGTGGTTAGATTATCAACATCTTCAAAAAATGATACAAATGTGAAAGATGCTAAGTCAGATGCGGATTCCCCTGGTGATGTTTCACAGTCTGTCATACTTTCCACTGTAGAGTCCAGAATGAGGAAAAAACAAGAAGCACAGCAGTCTCATGGAAGGAATATGCCTCAAGAATATTATTCATCTATTCAACCAGCTTCTCCACATCAGGCCCAAGGACTTCCAGCACAGGCCAGTTCTCAAGGATTGAGCCATCTGTATAGCCATTCTAGGTTCTCTTCTGTGGCATCACAACCATTATTGCATTCTTCTGGACTCACGCTTCCCATGTATGCAACAGCAGCACCATATATGACTTCTGCAAACCCACTTTATGCCAATTTTCAGCCATCTGGTCTGTATGCTTCACAATACAATATCGGTGGATATCCCATGAATCCTGCATTTCTTCCCCCATTTATGGGCGGATACCCTTCTCATGCTGCTATTTCTTTGCCATTTGACTCTACTGCTTCTGGTTCAAGCTTCAATAATCGAACTTATGGTGCTTCAACTGGGGAAAACACTCCACATACAAGTGATTTACAGCATCTTGGCCACTTCTATGGGCAGCATGGATTAGTGCTGCCACCTTCCTTAGTCGATCCACTTCATATGCAATACCTCCCAAATTCGTTTAGCAGCACATATGGTGCTTCTGTTCAGCATGGTCATTTGTCATCAACTGGTGCTTCTGGGGGCCAAATTGATTCTTTTGTGCAGAAAGAGTCAAGTGGTGCTGCTTATATTGGAGATCCAAAAGTTCAGCCTCCAATTAATGGGAGGCTAAGCATTCCAAATCCTGGGAAAGTTGGAAGTATTGGTGGTGGCTTTTATGGAGGTCACCACAGCATGGGTGTTATTGCCCAATACCCTACATCACCAGTTGCTAGTCCGCTGATGCCATCATCACCGGTAGGTGGAATGACTCCTCTAGGTCGCAGAAATGAAACTAGATTTCCTCCAAAAGCAGGACCTCATTCTGCATGGCAAGGACAGAGAGTCAGCAGCTTTGAGGACTCCAAAAGGCATTCCTTTCTTGAAGAACTGAAATCCAGCAATGCCCGAAAATTTGAGCTCTCTGATATATTTGGTCGTATAGTTGAATTCAGGCAGTTTTCTCTATCAAGTTTGTTTTCATTCTCTATATATAATGTGATCATTATTGCTAGCGGGAGAAATAATTTAATACCTGTTTGACTTCAGTGTTGATCAACATGGGAGTCGATTTATCCAGCAGAAGCTGGAGCATTGCTGTATTGAGGACAAGGAGTCTGTTTACAAAGAAGTCCTTCCGCATGCTTCAAGATTAATGACTGATGTTTTTGGTAATTACGTCATTCAAAAGGTAtggttttaaatgtgttttatgaATGCTTCAAGTAATTTACTTTTAGTGGGAATTGTAAGCAATTTGAATAACATTTTTGGATTGCTGAATTTTGCTGCTGTGTGGCAGTTCTTTGAGCATGGGAGTTGCGAGCAGCGAAATGAACTTGCTGATCAACTGGTTGGAAATATGTTAAACTTTAGTCTGCAAATGTATGGTTGTCGTGTGATACAGAAGGTATATGGAACCTTTTATAAGTATGATATTCACAGTGGTGTGGCTTGAATATTTCTGTGGATGAGACtcacttttatcattttaaaaatttgaccccagaaaagaaagaatgatTGAAACAAATACTATCATCAAATGTTATGATtagtttaaatcatttttaaaaaaaaattactggTATTCATCTTCTTAGCTTGgacttatatataaatatatgcaatctttaatttgtttttatgtaattttcagTGAGAGTCAAGGATTGCTGTGCCCTTTTTGAGCCATATGTTCTTTCATAAGCTATTCAAATATCAATGTATTGAACAGTAGAGCCTTACAACGGCAGGACTCTCAACAAAGCCAtaaattgttatttactttCTTAGAATGACAATGATATGATCATGTCCCCAGTAATGAGATCTTAGCTTCTTTTCTTGAAGAATGTCCATCTGCATCCGGTCATTGTATTATATGATCATATAAATTTGTTGATATGATCATTATGTTGGACTAATAACTGGTTATTCTCATAGATAtgcacataaaaatatattctgacatatttatgtatttatacatgtatgtggagattagttattattttattgtttgatgcACCCTAGCTGATATTGGGCCTTCGGGTCATAAAATGGATGAGCATCTCTTGAACTGTATAAAAGTGGTAAATAGTTGCTGTCatgtttttcaatttctatCTCTTTTGTGAAAGgtacttatattttcaaattggttTCAGTCATGGATTATGACAAAGCATTTCTTCATCAATTTAGTGTGGTTTCCGGAGATTCTTTATGTGAAATTTGTTTTTCCAGGCGTTGGAAGTGATTGATCTGGATAAAAAAACCCGACTTGTTCAGGAGCTTGATGGTCATGTTATGAAATGTGTACGTGATCAAAATGGGAATCACGTCATACAAAAGTGTATAGAGTGTATCCCTACTGATAGAATTGGGTTTATTATTTCGGCATTTCGTGGTCAAGTTGCCACCCTTTCTACTCATCCCTATGGTTGTCGTGTCATTCAGGTAATATTACATTTTGTTGGTCCCTACAAGAGGGCTGAACATAAGAAGTCTTATTTTATATTCCCTTTATTCCATGTTCTTATCATTTGCTATTATTCTGGATTTGTGATAGAGAGTTTTGGAGCATTGTTCAAACAAACTGCAAAGTAAGTGCATCATTGATGAAATTTTGGATGCTGCTTACGACCTTTCTCAAGATCAGTATGGAAATTATGTTACCCAGGTTTGCTTTTTACCTTCTGATTGTCAGTTTTATTGATGGCTAATTGGATAACTTCTATGAACACTATTTGCTTCTCAAAAAAAGCATCGTCTTTAGAGAGCTTAGAACAGCTTATTTGTTTTGCCAATTCGTTGATCTGCCGTCTAGGAATGCGAACAGCTAAGTTACTAGGACTTGGGTTTGTCGATATGGGTATGTATACAACTTGGGTGTCTCACATGGTATTCCAAAAGATGAAGATTTGGAGAAACATAGGCTTATGACATATCTGCTAATGTTTTCTTATTCCTTTTTCActtttagtttcttttgttAGTTTCCATTTTCGGTGGCTGATATATTGGTTGTATATGCTGTGGAAATTGGTGGTAGTGCAAATCTATCcttatttgataatattgacTATAGGGAAAATCAAATCAAGGCCTCTTTATTggttcttaattatttttctttagtaCTTTCCCACTCACCTTAATTTCTGATATCTCGATTGAAATCAATCTGTTGGATTTTACTACTTGCAGCATGTTTTGGAGAGGGGAAAGCCGCATGAAAGGAGCCACATTATTAGCAAGTTGACTGGGAAAATTGTACAAATGAGTCAACATAAATATGCATCAAATGTTGTTGAGAAGTGCTTGGAGTATGGTGATGGTGCTGAACGAGAGCATTTGGTTGAGGAGATAATCGGACAGTCTGATGAAAATGACTCTTTATtggtaagttgagtaaaaagCATTTATTGCAACCAATTATCACTGTTAGCTTTAGTTTTCGACAAGATCTAGAACTCTTTTCTTATtggggttttttctttttaagtgaTTGACCATTATTTTCTCAGTTTTTCCAACTTCATCcattttctttgttcatttAAACCTTATTGCTTTCACCTTTATATAATTCTGAAGATCTAACCAATTTCGTATGATAAATGAATAGCTGGGTTTGGATATAATGCATTGCTTAAATTATGAATCATCGAGGGAACCTGACTGTTTATATGATGCGAGTGAGATATCCAAATACTTTTGTTCTGGTGTTCTACTGTCACAGTTCTCTTTGCCCCAAACGAAAATGTACTAAACTTGGAATTCGGcatctttactttcttttcctttagtTTGTCCCTAATGTGAAACTTTACTGACCAACTGTAGAGATTATGATGCCTTGACGAGCATGAAGATTCAGGGATTGTTACTAGTTTTGTGATGttttataaatgtattattttgcaaattgaaCATATCTTTTTCTCGTAGTATTATGTTCTGACTTTTCTTTGTTAGACTATGATGAAGGACCAATTTGCAAATTATGTGGTCCAGAAGGTTCTTGAAGTAAGCAATGATAGACAACGGGAACTATTACTGGATCGTGTAAGAGTTCATCTTAATGCTTTGAAGAAATATACTTACGGGAAACACATTGCTGCTAGGTTTGAGCAACTGCTTGGTGAAGGTGCGTTAATTTTCTATTCATTgacataaaatttaaagatcatttgagaagaaattataataatttttttttttacatgatGAAAAGTAGATTGTTCTCTTGTTTATTTGGTTAcatgatgaagtattgatataaACAATGGACTGCTGCATGTCACATGTCGTGTGCATTATTGTTAATTCATATTACTTTGTGGGAACATTTGTACCAAAAAACAAACACCTTCCATTTAGCCtgaaaaacgaaaagaaaaagtaaaggattgttggaaaatactttttttatgtttgttaaaagcaggtttagagaaattgtcaTTTACTGGTATGTTATGAGGATTCTAAGGGAAATATCGCCTAAGAATAAGATAAGGTGTTTTTTTTATTGCTAAAATAAACCCGGTCTTTTGTCTTTGCTCTGCTTTTAGTATTTTCCTGATTTTATAGAAACTTGAAGTAAGGATGGTTTATGCTTGATTGCTCAATGCAGAAAGCGATGCCTCAGCGTCGGGGCATTAGCAGTCTTTCGAGTATGCGCGACTTGGGAAAACTGTTGATCATTCTTAGGGAAGACAACAGCCTGGAACTGTTCCAGGCCTGCTAGATAAATAGTTAAAAGTCGGGGAATAAATGTATTACTGTATGTTTTAAACCGTGTTTATGTATATCTATGTATAGAATCAAACAACTTAAAAAGCTTGCAGTGATTGCTTggaaattgattgaaatttagCTTGACAAATGCTTGCAGGTTTTCatcatatatttatgttttctaGTGAACGAGTAATGCATGTGTATATCTGCGTGTGCTCGTCTTTCTTGCTAAAGCTCTTGGGCTTATAAGATTTTTTGGGATTGAGATTTGTTTCAAAGTCCATACCAGTAAAtcaattaattgtttatttatttaattcaaatctcTAATGGGTTAACTTTTCCTTGGACTGAAACGGTTAAAACCAGTAGCCCAATACtgaatttattttagaaatcaaCATTAGAAAAGCAATTCACTTAATTGTCCACCAAATTATGGGTGAACTATACGAAGTTAACATCTTATCATTTTGAACATTTAATCTCAAAAAGcggtcattaaattattttgaaattaaatcattgaattaataacaaatttttattcaagttactaagttgttatatatttaaaaatctagCTAGTAGGTTTGAAGTCGTGATTTAATAATCGGTACGATCAAATATTCAAGTTAGTCTAACTATTAAATGTCAAAGATCAAAGAAGAGAGTTATATGGATTTTTGTTTGTAGATTAGTGAGGTTCAAgaaagtttcataaaaaaataagaactatAGAAGAGAACGATGAGAGCTTTCGGTTGGTGCAGCTAGTGCAAATAAAAAAGACCATAAAACAGTGATTTTAGCAACCGGTGacttgaatgaaattttttgaatagtttaataactattttgtaattttttgaagttaaaattgACATTAGGTGTAGTTTTGACAGCACTACatcaagttaaaatatatttaaaagaataaaaaaatcaattaatgttttgatgaaaatttacaCAGATTGACCCTACTAAATATTTGTCATgagtaaatattaaagttaaaaatcttTAAGAtgttcttaaaaaataaaaatttaaactcaaatcgATTAGTGTTTTTCACTGCTTTAGAAGAGATAACTGGATGTTAGCATCTCCTTCCCTAACTGAAAGCTTAACTCCAGCGACTAATTCACATGCTTCACTTTTCACTTCCGCTACACTGCAACTTACTCTTTCAGCTTTGTTCTTTCCTAATGATCTTTGCCAATTCAAATTGCATTTTCTCTGAACGTAAACTGAAGCTTTAAAGTCAAGATTTGCAGGTACTTTTATGTGATCAATCTGGAAAATAACCGTCACCATAGTCATTTGGATGTTAAAGCATAAAACAATGTAAAGGGTTTCTCATGTTTGATGAAGAATATGCAATCCCTTAGCTTTAACCCCTTGTGTCTAGTACACCTTTTCTTTATGTTACTCATATTACAAGAAAAGTTGAACAACTTTCTTGCCAAACAAAAGTTGATTTTCAACTTTGGTCGGACATGAAAGTTTGATACAATTAAGTAATATAAGAGAGTTGAAACGGATAAATGAATCGTGAAAGAACAAAATTGATAATTGCAAGCAATTTGAGCAGTTCTACAAGCAGTGCCAACTCCTTAAGGTACTGGTGAAGAACAATGATGAACACaatgatatgtttatttagTTTGGTTTTCTATGTTTGTGAGTCTTGCCCAAACAGAAAATTCACTATCTTAACACCTTGAGCAACAAGTAATTACAACCACTAACACTCACTAGATTAACAACCTGACTTTTGTAGCTAAGAAGATCTAGACGACTCTCCTTTAAATTTTCTCCCTGAAAAACTTAGATAAAAACCAAGTGACTCACTTGGTTACTTACAAAATGCACTCTTAAAAACTAGTTCAAAATAACAGAGTAAGTGCTAAAATTCTCCACCCTTTTTTACCTACACAAGcctttcaaatatataagagTTTAAAGATTGTTAACATAAAGATAAATTACGTTCAATCTTCCCATCAAATAACAAGATAATCAACATCAATAATATCTGTAATATGATTCGGATAAATCTTTAAATCTTTAGGATATGTTACCAAGTTACTTGATCTAATCTAATatcttttgtaacaccccacatCTAATCCAATCGTTAGATCCGAATGTGAGCACATTCGTTGCTGAAGCAACTCAATCTATTATCGGTTATTCCATAagaactttgatttaattttaatttttttaaaaaaaatatttgaaaataagtagattcaattttataacttaaaaatcatgttgaaaatattaaaaaaaattagtttctaGGTGTTTGGAGGTGTTCGGGGTCGAATGTGAAACTCAAGAGGTAAAGAGGTTTCAAAATAGTACAGGGATATGTGTCAAAAACTGTGGTATCAATAAAAGTCCATAGTTCTACCGATACAAGTGCCTTGTATTATAGCTATTTGCATTCTAACTTGTTTCGATACAACTAACCCCCTTTATCGAATCAAGTTTGCCCGGACaaaaaatttacctaatttGACTAAAACATTACCATATCAAAACCAATACTTGTAGTACtcaaaatttatgttttcaacACCATTTACACTCACACAAACACAATTAAACATCATGGGATCAATTATGTTCATTAGTTACCAAACTTAAATATCAAGTTAACATATTTAACAATCAATTAACCTATCATCCACAAGCATAACATAttcaatttttagaaatataaaaacattatgAACAACTAACAATTTCTTGTATTTAAGGTACCATCATTTGCTCATATAAAAGACTCCTTAATTATCTAGACCTACATGCCATTACTGAAGAAACTTTAGTGAAACATTAAAGGGACTTTGATGAGTTGAGTTGCACCTTTGGATGCCTTCAAACTAAACGACCATGACCTATCTTCTCTTATACCTACATATAGAAACACTGAGCATTAAATGCTTAATGATgctgaaaaaaattgaattaaaaatgataaagcaTTTAAATAATCAAGCATACTAATAGATCACTTTGGTAAATTAACAACTTAACATCAATTCTCAACACATTTTTTATAAGGAATTACATCATGTTAGTTTAAAGCCATATCCAATGTTTCAAATGATCATATAGACATGAAAATTTCATATGATATTCCTTATTCCATTTAATAACATTTCTTTTGTAAATTACATATATCTATTGACTGCCGCCAGACGTATGAACGCTTGGACTGAAAATACTAcaacaaaaagataaataataaaacaacggTGTTTGCAAGTGTACAAGTCATTGTAATATAGTGAAgtgttacaacgaaacactcCGGGAAGTATTTCGAGGATCATACCCTAAAGAGgttgaattaaactaaaattcttttttctaCACTAGCAGTGCTAAATagtaataatctaaaattatagtacgaaaaaccaaattaaaattaaataatggaaatatcataaattaaataaaaattaagaaagacAAACTAACAATCGAAATTAACTCAGTTAAACAAATAGAAGATTAACTCATGTCAATGTTCCTAATTAACTTTAGAATTCAGGTTTTATCGAATTAACTATTAACCAACTAGTTATTACTTTTCGACATCCAACTAATGAATTAATCGAAAAAAAtaacttatctttcgacctcactgTTTAAACTGAGATAaagtatgtaacacccctcactcaTCTCTAtcatcgaattagggttacgagatGTTACAATATATAGCAAAACAAGAGCAAacagttttaattaaaaattcattaaaacattcattaattgtcacacattaaattaaaacatgttataaaTGCAAGATCGGGCTTAAATCGAGATTACAAAAGctctaaaaataattcaaaacaaaccatgaactaatttgaaactttttagAAAAGTATGGAAAACATGCAAAACAGggatcacacggccgtgtgatagACTGAGGCCTAATTTAAAGCCCATAGATGTGATGGGCTTACACTACCTTAAGGCCCAACAACAAGGTCAAAGGTCAAAGGTCAAGCAAATCAAACAAAGATTCGATCAAAACCAGTATGTGATGatgaatcattttaaaaaatgaggacTGATACATGCATGGAATGAGTGAAATGTATTAAAGTAAATTCAACCAAGCtatcaattttcaagtttaaaagaTTAGTCAACTTGTGAAAAATATTTGGATGgtatttagaaatttctagatTAAGATGTCTTCATAGAGTTAAAAAACCTACCTCTTAGCTTTGAAACGCGCTTTGAATCACTTGGTTTTGAGTTCGGGAACTCAAGTTATGACTGTTTTAGTGAAGAATGCGAAAGTAGAATTTCTAGACAGAATTATTATGGAAATTACAAGTttcgggcttttaattcgagtttaaatcatattgggttcaatttttaggcttaatttttattatatatgagcccaatattgtatttatcacatattattattattattattattattattattattattattatcaatttttattccaaattcttgataattattaagtattttaagttatttagagTTTTAtatcaacaagaaagtttagtttaaaactacttcttgtttaggttaattagagttttagaatacttaatagttttatttagctagcctatgtaAAGGTGTTTTCATTGTACACAAAACAATCAATTGATTGTTTACtttgagttaataaaattatctttgagttttttcttttcaagaatttttcttgagtttcttgtagaagagttttaacaatatcTTCAGATTATGAGGATTATGtccaaactttttcttgccaagttttctttcttggaggggaaattaggaCTGCTTGAAGGGGATTATGAATTCTTCTTATTTCCAAGGCtccttaggacttctacatgcCACATGCGACATGCCACATTTCatcttttccatctatcttctttattgttctaatctttgatttatcgttatattttatttatcttagttatttattttaattactttctttaattttttttactttgattcGTTCGTGTTTCAGGTTGTGccaaaatccaagtttctttctgaacgtctagagccctaagtTAAATTCGCGATTTAGACAAACTTACAATCCTTTTTTGCACTAATTTTCTCTCATCTTTATCATTTAGTATCAGTTTCTTGGGAATTTTAGGTGTTCTTTGTGTTCTTACAAACTGATTCCCAGCAAAGagcttcaaaataatttttttacccatAAAAGTATTggggaaaaatatttttcagtgggtaaacgttttccaaatgatatgaaattttacatattaattcTTGGCACGcttttagaatattaaaaaagtgaaaaataaagaagtttaaaattaaaaaaaaagtggaaaaaaacaaaaaaatgaaaaataaagaaaaattaaaaaaaattcaacggGTTAAATTTTGTGCCAAAActtttcaaatcaaatctaaattatttGAGGAGACTCCAGTTTAAAATTCGTGATTTTTGCAAATTGAGAACACCTCGAATGAAGTTTGTCATGTTGCTTCTCAATTTTTCAGGTTTTCGGGTTTCAATGATTTTCATTGACTCTTAGacttaggttttcatttgtttttggtttttatttttctttacgtATGCTAACACTTTATTGTTTCTTATGTTAGTAGGTTAAAGATCGTTCCACATTTCTTCCTCCATGCAATACAATTCGTTGGTGTCTAGTTGATTTTGGACTCCTTGTACCACTAGGTTTGCTTTGctgatacgaccacgccccgggcacatttttggaccagctCCATAAGTATTGCTTGCACACCCATGCGAGCTAAATTAGCTCAATTGCATCTCACTGAGCTTcgtttagctcgtttccagctcaatGGGATCATTTTGctcaatttgagtttattttaattcttataattttatttctttgaaacaaattgaataagttagtttatttatttattccactcaaataagtgttagtattaaatttattaaaattggacattttaattaggtgttttaaatatgttttatttttatgttttgttaatgtGTCCTATTTTCATACATAGCATAAATATGTCTAGGCTATTACATCTATTTAATATGTCGAATTTAATGCTGCCACTACATGTTATAAATGTGTCTGGACGAATTTAATGCTGCCACTACATGTTATAAATATGCCTGGACGAATTTAATGCTGCTACTACATGTTTGGCCgaatttaatgtatgtttttaaGGTGTCCAGCTGAATTTAATTGTCATTACATCATTTAAGTTGTTTTGCTACAACCGAATTTAATGaggtttaatttatgtcttgaccgaatttattttgtgtctgcAGGTAATTAATTCAGCTGGAAACAActacttaatggcaaaggagacATGCATTTAAGTTGCTGTTCTACATGCAAGGAACGGCATTAATTAGTTGCTGGTGCTTTTTCATGTGGCCA of Gossypium raimondii isolate GPD5lz chromosome 3, ASM2569854v1, whole genome shotgun sequence contains these proteins:
- the LOC105794034 gene encoding pumilio homolog 5; this translates as MATESPMRMIESNGATKWRSSKDALVFDSQLNDMEVEELTMLLKGQKIRGDQTDTVPNRSGSAPPSMEGSFTALGNLLAQKNTSLTSSLASLSSVIDKCESEEQLRSHPAYFAYYCSNINLNPRLPPPLISHENRRLARHIGGFGSNWRATSVDDSGNGSLPFYRTSLTTHKEEVEDDRSSPIQALDKWAEDSNEPLLEQDLASFPGRHKSLVDLIQEDFPRTPSPVYSQSRSSGITTADDPIDHDVNAISSNFSSINSSSKVPESIVGSSDACMDRNALDAHAISLIPHKDSSETSIQSSQCPEQVVRLSTSSKNDTNVKDAKSDADSPGDVSQSVILSTVESRMRKKQEAQQSHGRNMPQEYYSSIQPASPHQAQGLPAQASSQGLSHLYSHSRFSSVASQPLLHSSGLTLPMYATAAPYMTSANPLYANFQPSGLYASQYNIGGYPMNPAFLPPFMGGYPSHAAISLPFDSTASGSSFNNRTYGASTGENTPHTSDLQHLGHFYGQHGLVLPPSLVDPLHMQYLPNSFSSTYGASVQHGHLSSTGASGGQIDSFVQKESSGAAYIGDPKVQPPINGRLSIPNPGKVGSIGGGFYGGHHSMGVIAQYPTSPVASPLMPSSPVGGMTPLGRRNETRFPPKAGPHSAWQGQRVSSFEDSKRHSFLEELKSSNARKFELSDIFGRIVEFSVDQHGSRFIQQKLEHCCIEDKESVYKEVLPHASRLMTDVFGNYVIQKFFEHGSCEQRNELADQLVGNMLNFSLQMYGCRVIQKALEVIDLDKKTRLVQELDGHVMKCVRDQNGNHVIQKCIECIPTDRIGFIISAFRGQVATLSTHPYGCRVIQRVLEHCSNKLQSKCIIDEILDAAYDLSQDQYGNYVTQHVLERGKPHERSHIISKLTGKIVQMSQHKYASNVVEKCLEYGDGAEREHLVEEIIGQSDENDSLLTMMKDQFANYVVQKVLEVSNDRQRELLLDRVRVHLNALKKYTYGKHIAARFEQLLGEESDASASGH